In the Neofelis nebulosa isolate mNeoNeb1 chromosome 11, mNeoNeb1.pri, whole genome shotgun sequence genome, one interval contains:
- the SERPINB7 gene encoding serpin B7 — protein MASLAAANAEFCINLFGEMDNSQGNGNVFFSSLSIFTALALVRLGARGDCASQIDKILHFHRVSGWGNSSNTQPGLQSQLKKVLSDINTSHRDYELSIANGLFAEKVFDFHKNYIECAEKLYNAKVERVDFTNDVEDTRYKINKWIENETHGKIKNIFQEGSISSSAVMVLVNAVYFKGKWESAFSKNETLNCRFRSPKCPGKAITMMHQERKFNLSVIRDPPMQVVELKYHGGISMYIMLPENDLSQIENKLTFRNLMQWTDPRKMSSQHVEVFLPRFKIEKNYEIKHHLRALGLKDIFDESRADLSGVAAGGRLYVSKMMHKSYIEVAEEGTEAAAATGNNIVEKQLPESRVFRADHPFLFVIRKDDIILFSGKVSCP, from the exons ATGGCCTCCCTTGCTGCAGCAAATGCAGAGTTTTGCATCAACCTGTTCGGAGAGATGGATAACAGTCAAGGGAATGGAaatgtgttcttttcttctctgagcaTCTTCACTGCCCTGGCCCTGGTCCGTTTGGGTGCACGAGGTGACTGTGCTTCTCAGATTGATAAG ATACTTCACTTCCACAGGGTCTCAGGATGGGGAAACTCTTCTAACACTCAG CCAGGACTTCAGTCTCAACTGAAGAAAGTTCTCTCCGACATAAACACATCCCATAGGGACTATGAGCTCAGCATTGCCAATGGTCTTTTTGCAGAAAAAGTGTTTGACTTTCACAAG aaCTATATTGAGTGTGCTGAAAAATTATACAATGCCAAAGTGGAACGAGTTGACTTTACAAATGATGTAGAAGATAccagatataaaattaataaatggattGAAAATGAGACACATG gcaaaatCAAGAACATCTTTCAAGAAGGTAGCATAAGTTCTTCCGCTGTCATGGTGCTGGTGAACGCTGTGTACTTCAAGGGCAAGTGGGAGTCGGCCTTCTCCAAGAACGAAACCCTAAATTGCCGTTTCAGATCTCCCAAG TGTCCTGGGAAAGCAATCACCATGATGCACCAAGAACGGAAGTTCAATTTGTCTGTCATTAGGGACCCGCCCATGCAGGTTGTTGAGCTCAAGTATCATGGCGGCATAAGCATGTACATAATGCTGCCCGAGAATGACCTGTCCCAA ATTGAAAACAAGCTGACCTTTCGGAATCTAATGCAGTGGACCGATCCGAGAAAAATGAGCTCTCAGCATGTCGAGGTGTTTCTCCCTCGGTTCAAGATAGAGAAGAATTATGAAATCAAGCATCATTTAAGAGCCCTGGGGCTGAAGGACATCTTTGATGAATCCAGAGCTGATCTCTCCGGTGTAGCTGCTGGAGGTCGTCTGTATGTGTCCAAAATGATGCACAAGTCATACATAGAGGTTGCTGAGGAGGGCACAGAGGCGGCCGCCGCCACAGGGAATAACATAGTAGAAAAGCAGCTCCCTGAGTCCAGGGTGTTCAGAGCTGATCACCCGTTCCTCTTTGTCATCAGGAAGGATGACATCATCTTGTTTAGCGGCAAAGTCTCTTGCCCTTGA